From a single Anomaloglossus baeobatrachus isolate aAnoBae1 chromosome 4, aAnoBae1.hap1, whole genome shotgun sequence genomic region:
- the PLOD3 gene encoding multifunctional procollagen lysine hydroxylase and glycosyltransferase LH3, which translates to MQVSGPRKMDRPGLRALLLLLSLCGAAAATESGSRDAVRPEKLLVITVATDTTEGYQRFLRTARHFNYTVKTLGLGQEWKGGDVARTVGGGQKVRWLKEALEDYREEEDRIILFVDSYDVILAGSPIELLWKFKQFDQKVVFSAEGFCWPDWSLAEKYPPLSSGKRFLNSGGFIGYAPQLYRIAQLWKFKDDDDDQLFYTKVYLDEEFRGKFNIGLDHKSKIFQNLNGAIDEVVMKFDKNKVRARNVAFDTIPVIIHGNGPTKLQLNYLGNYVPNAWTHEGGCEVCDDDLLDLSEVEDDDLPRVLLAVFIEQPTPFLPQFLERLMTINYPRNRLSLYIHNSEVYHEKHIQNFFEQHKEEFPEVKVVGPEEALSQGEARDMGMDLCRQDDRCDYYFSLDADVVLTNPDTLYILIQEKRKVIAPMVSRNGKLWSNFWGALSPEGYYARSEDYVDIVQGKRIGVWNVPYIAHSYLITGETIRGELSRRNVFTLSGVDSDMSFCKSVRDKSVFLHISNRDDFGRLISTSKYNISHLHNDLWQIFENPVDWKEKYIHENYSRIFEEDYYEQPCPDVYWFPIFKEVMCDEFVEEMENFGKWSGGKNEDKRLAGGYESVPTVDIHMTQVGYQDEWLKFLKDYVAPVTEKLFPGYYTKAKAFLNFIVRYRPDEQPSLRPHHDSSTFTINVALNNKDIDYEGGGCRFIRYNCRVESPRKGWSFIHPGRLTHYHEGLPTTWGTRYIMVSFVDP; encoded by the exons AGAAGCTTCTGGTCATCACTGTGGCCACGGACACCACGGAGGGCTACCAGCGTTTCCTCCGGACTGCCCGCCATTTTAACTACACAGTGAAG ACCCTGGGCCTGGGGCAGGAGTGGAAGGGTGGCGATGTGGCCCGCACGGTTGGTGGCGGTCAGAAGGTGCGCTGGCTGAAGGAGGCGCTGGAGGATTaccgggaggaggaggacaggatcATCCTGTTTGTGGACAG TTATGACGTTATCCTGGCCGGGAGCCCCATCGAGCTGCTTTGGAAGTTCAAGCAGTTTGACCAGAAGGTGGTCTTCTCTGCGGAGGGCTTCTGCTGGCCGGACTGGTCCCTGGCGGAGAAGTACCCGCCGCTCAGCAGCGGCAAACGCTTCCTGAACTCTGGAG GTTTCATCGGTTACGCTCCGCAGCTCTACCGCATCGCCCAACTCTGGAAGTTCAAGGACGATGACGACGACCAGTTGTTCTACACCAAGGTCTACCTGGACGAGGAGTTCAGG GGGAAGTTTAACATCGGCCTCGACCACAAGTCCAAGATCTTCCAGAATCTGAACGGAGCCATCG ATGAGGTCGTCATGAAGTTCGACAAGAATAAGGTGCGGGCGCGGAACGTGGCATTTGATACAATTCCGGTCATCATCCATGGAAATGGACCCACAAAG CTGCAGCTGAACTACCTGGGGAATTATGTGCCAAATGCTTGGACCCACGAGGGCGGCTGCGAGGTGTGCGACGACGACCTGCTGGACCTCTCCGAGGTGGAG GACGATGATCTTCCCCGCGTTCTCCTCGCGGTGTTCATCGAGCAGCCAACACCGTTCCTGCCGCAATTCCTGGAGCGACTGATGACCATAAACTACCCGCGAAACCGGCTGTCCCTCTACATCCACAACAGC GAAGTTTACCACGAGAAGCACATTCAGAACTTTTTTGAGCAGCACAAGGAGGAGTTCCCGGAGGTGAAGGTGGTGGGTCCTGAGGAGGCGCTGAGCCAGGGCGAGGCCCGAGACATGGGCAT GGACCTGTGCCGGCAGGACGACCGCTGCGACTACTACTTCAGCCTGGACGCCGACGTGGTGCTGACCAACCCCGACACCCTGTACATCCTGATCCAGGAGAAGAG GAAAGTCATCGCCCCCATGGTGTCTCGCAACGGGAAACTGTGGTCCAACTTCTGGGGGGCTCTCAGCCCGGAGGGGTACTATGCCCGGTCCGAAGACTATGTGGATATCGTGCAAGGAAAGCGGAT TGGGGTGTGGAACGTCCCGTACATCGCCCATTCTTACCTCATTACCGGGGAGACTATTCGCGGGGAGTTGTCACGCAGGAACGTCTTCACGTTGTCAGGAGTCGACTCAGACATGTCGTTCTGTAAGAGTGTTAGGGACAAG AGCGTCTTCTTGCACATCAGTAATCGGGATGATTTTGGTCGTCTGATCTCCACATCCAAGTACAACATCTCTCATCTACACAACGACTTGTGGCAGATCTTTGAAAACCCTGTG GACTGGAAGGAGAAATACATCCATGAAAATTACTCTCGGATCTTTGAGGAGGATTATTATGAGCAG CCTTGTCCGGACGTCTACTGGTTCCCCATCTTCAAGGAAGTCATGTGCGACGAGTTTGTGGAGGAAATGGAAAACTTTGGCAAGTGGTCCGGGGGCAAAAATGAG GATAAGCGTCTGGCCGGCGGCTACGAGAGCGTCCCCACCGTGGACATCCACATGACGCAGGTCGGGTACCAGGATGAGTGGTTGAAGTTCTTGAAGGATTACGTTGCGCCCGTCACCGAGAAGCTGTTCCCCGGATACTACACCAAG GCCAAGGCGTTCCTGAACTTCATAGTGCGGTACCGGCCAGATGAGCAGCCGTCCCTGCGCCCGCACCACGACTCCTCCACCTTCACCATTAATGTTGCTCTCAACAATAAGGACATCGACTATGAG GGCGGAGGCTGCAGGTTCATCCGCTACAACTGCCGCGTGGAGTCTCCTCGGAAGGGCTGGTCCTTCATCCACCCGGGTCGGCTGACACATTACCACGAGGGGCTGCCCACCACCTGGGGGACACGCTACATCATGGTGTCATTCGTGGACCCTTGA